TCTGTTGATGCACGAATTTTCGATCGTTACGGCACTGTTAGAGATGTGTGAAAAAAATGCCAAAGAAAACAATGCCACTAAAATCACCAAAGTGGAGATCAAAATCGGTAAGCTCAGCGGCGTTGAGCCCTATCTTTTGGAAACCGCGTTTGATACGTTTAAAGAAGATGGGATTTGCGCTGGGTGTGAATTTGTCGTTCATCTGCAAGAGATTGTGGTGCATTGCGAAAGCTGTCACACCGAAGCAACACTTACACAAAATGAGTTTGTTTGCCCTACATGTAACAGTACGGATCTTCGCGTGATTGATGGTGAAGAGATGTACCTGATGCGTCTTGAAATGGAGTAAAGAGAGGCTAAGAGTCTGTAATGTATAATCAGTGATTACATTAACTTTATTAAGGATGCTAATGCTAAACGAGTTACGACGTGCAACCCTTGAAGACTTACCCGAGATCATCAAGATCTACAACGAGGCAATCAAAGATGGCATCTCCACGGCAGATAGTAAAATCGTCAGTGTTGAGGATAAACTAGAGTGGTTTCACGCCCACGACGCATCGCGTCCTATTTTGGTCAAAGAGTATCACGGGCGTATCATTGCGTGGATCAGTTTACAACCCTTTTATGCCAACCTTTTAGCGTATGCCAACAGTGCTCGTATCAATATTTACATCGATAAAAACTTCCAAGGTAAAAAATTGGGGCAACAGTTTTTAAGTGAGGCGATTGAGCAAGCCAAAAGCTATGAGATCAAAACGCTTTTAGCGTTGATCTTCTCAGAAAATGCGCCAAGTCTAAAGCTATTTAAGAAATTGGGCTTTAAAGAGTGGGGCAATCTGAACCGTGTTGCGACGATTGAGGGCGTGGATAAAGACCTGCTGATTTTAGGTCTTCGCATTGGAGCGTAAGTGAGCACAAAAGCGTCGATTATTTTTGATATGGATGGCACACTCATTGATTCGAGTGCTGCCATGACGAACAGTGTCAATTACGTGCGACATAGTTTAGGACTGGAACCCATTGGGCAAAAATATTTAGAGTATCATCTCAACCAACCCGATCAGCATCTGCCGAAGATTTTTTACAATACCGAGGCGTATGACCCCGATCATCGCGCGTTGTTTAAAGAGCATTATATGCAAAATTCTCCCTCGATGATAGCGCTCTATCCCGATGTTGTGACGATGTTGCAGCTACTTTTTCAAAAGGCACATTTAGCCATTGCGACCAATGCGAGTGATTTTTTTGCGCGTCATATGTTGGAGAAAATGGGCATTTTGGACTATTTTTCTGCGATTGTGGGTGCCAATAATGTTGCTGAGCCCAAACCAAGCCCTTTAATGGTTCGCCATCTCATGCAACTTTTAGAGAGTGAGCCTTCCAAAACGATTTTAGTCGGTGATAGCATCAAAGATGAAGGTGCGGCACAGAATGCGGGCATTGCGTTTATCTTCGCTGGATGGGGTTATGGTACGAGTGAAACAGCAGAGCAAAGAGCTGGGAATATCCATGAACTTTTAGCGCTACTCAATAGGTTTATTTAAAAATCTCAAACGGCGCTTCTAGGGTTCGTTTGATAATGTTCATCGGCGTCTTGAGGGTGTCTAAAATGAGATGCGTCTCAATCTTTGGATCACTCACTGAGCCTGTGACATCGACATTGGTCGCAATCCGCTTATCTTCCCCTAAAATAATGCCACCCACGATCGGAATCATATCAATCGCGTTACTAAAGCTTTTGAGCGTCTTAATTTGGAGTTGAAGATTGAGAGTGTCTTTCGCCAAATC
Above is a genomic segment from Sulfurospirillum halorespirans DSM 13726 containing:
- a CDS encoding GNAT family N-acetyltransferase gives rise to the protein MLNELRRATLEDLPEIIKIYNEAIKDGISTADSKIVSVEDKLEWFHAHDASRPILVKEYHGRIIAWISLQPFYANLLAYANSARINIYIDKNFQGKKLGQQFLSEAIEQAKSYEIKTLLALIFSENAPSLKLFKKLGFKEWGNLNRVATIEGVDKDLLILGLRIGA
- a CDS encoding HAD family hydrolase — translated: MSTKASIIFDMDGTLIDSSAAMTNSVNYVRHSLGLEPIGQKYLEYHLNQPDQHLPKIFYNTEAYDPDHRALFKEHYMQNSPSMIALYPDVVTMLQLLFQKAHLAIATNASDFFARHMLEKMGILDYFSAIVGANNVAEPKPSPLMVRHLMQLLESEPSKTILVGDSIKDEGAAQNAGIAFIFAGWGYGTSETAEQRAGNIHELLALLNRFI
- the hypA gene encoding hydrogenase maturation nickel metallochaperone HypA; this encodes MHEFSIVTALLEMCEKNAKENNATKITKVEIKIGKLSGVEPYLLETAFDTFKEDGICAGCEFVVHLQEIVVHCESCHTEATLTQNEFVCPTCNSTDLRVIDGEEMYLMRLEME